Proteins co-encoded in one Papaver somniferum cultivar HN1 chromosome 5, ASM357369v1, whole genome shotgun sequence genomic window:
- the LOC113279512 gene encoding uncharacterized protein LOC113279512 — protein sequence MSRRGTSRRNGTGRGGTGNGGPIDGDEPQLGNQNVNMAQLTQLIAQAVAAAMNQNVGQVNNHQNQGPPTETGEDRYRKVQFQFKKLNPKEFSGKYDSPMIAHEWKDEMILATFHLTGDAHTWWTSASRGLDHSTMTWTDFIRMFDDKYFPQSIRNAKEIKFLTFKQGTLSVTEYEIEYSRLSMFVPHLVDTEEKNRRGFVHGQNVVYQRHIVGNHMIDTYVRVVECARELEQEFLAHKRDEEYLKKESKVYRASKYSSSQHGSGKNQQTQNVTQQGDHPGKKMNVYLNQGCRGQKNGGNEWEVVSAKGEALAARPINFYGVCYKCLERGHKASECTKEKVQTTDRREHPNARIGNHNVQPRGQGQLFVVQPRDTENTILGGTFFILGDHVSILFDIRATYSFISTRLVRMINLSVVVCDFPLCVSTPTSSMVELSNKVDACPILIGDVEHLADIYVLDMVPYDVILGMDWLSSNFV from the exons ATGTCAAGGCGTGGTACTAGCAGACGTAATGGTACTGGAAGAGGTGGTACCGGAAATGGTGGTCCTATCGATGGAGATGAACCACAATTAGGAAATCAGAATGTGAATATGGCGCAGCTGACCCAGTTAATAGCCCAAGCAGTGGCTGCTGCTATGAATCAAAATGTTGGACAGGTCAACAATCATCAGAATCAAGGACCGCCTACTGAAACTGGAGAAGATAGGTATAGAAAAGTTCAGTTTCAGTTCAAGAAGTTGAACCCGAAAGAGTTTTCTGGAAAGTATGATAGCCCAATGATAGCCCATGAATGGAAGGATGAGATG aTATTAGCTACCTTTCATCTCACTGGAGATGCTCATACTTGGTGGACTTCAGCTTCACGTGGCTTGGATCATTCCACCATGACATGGACAGACTTCATTCGTATGTTTGATGACAAATATTTCCCTCAGAGCATTCGAAATGCTAAGGAGATAAAGTTTCTTACATTTAAGCAGGGTACTTTATCTGTTACAGAGTACGAGATTGAATACTCAAGATTGTCGATGTTTGTACCTCACCTGGTAGATACTGAAGAGAAAAATAGACGTGGGTTTGTTCATGGTCAGAATGTTGTGTATCAGAGGCATATTGTTGGAAATCATATGATTGACACATatgttagggttgttgagtgtgCAAGAGAGCTTGAGCAAGAATTTTTGGCTCATAAGAGGGATGAGGAATACCTGAAGAAGGAGAGTAAGGTTTACCGTGCATCAAAGTATTCGTCGAGTCAACATGGAAGTGGTAAGAACCAGCAGACCCAGAATGTCACTCAACAAGGTGATCATCCAGGGAAGAAAATGAATGTGTATTTGAATCAAGGGTGTCGTGGTCAGAAGAACGGTGGTAATGAATGGGAAGTAGTGTCAGCTAAGGGCGAGGCTCTTGCTGCCAGACCAATTAATTTCTATGGGGTTTGTTATAAATGTCTTGAAAGGGGACATAAGGCATCAGAATGTACCAAAGAGAAGGTTCAAACAACAGACAGACGTGAGCATCCAAACGCTAGAATTGGAAACCATAATGTGCAGCCTCGTGGTCAGGGTCAACTCTTTGTTGTGCAACCTCGTGACACAGAGAATACTATTTTGGGAGGTACTTTCTTTATTTTAGGGGATCATGTTAGTATTTTATTTGATATCAGAGCTACATATTCTTTCATTTCTACTAGGTTAGTTCGAATGATAAACCTTTCCGTGGTAGTATGTGATTTTCCGTTATGTGTTTCCACCCCTACTAGTAGTATGGTAGAGTTGAGTAACAAGGTTGATGCATGTCCTATTTTGATTGGTGATGTTGAGCACTTGGCGGATATTTATGTGCTGGATATGGTTCCTTACGATGTAATATTAGGAATGGACTGGTTATCTTCTAATTTTGTGTAA